A DNA window from Desertibacillus haloalkaliphilus contains the following coding sequences:
- a CDS encoding aspartate carbamoyltransferase catalytic subunit — translation MNHLLTMPLLEAIEIHQILSQAQLFLDGDQWQPNRETFVANLFFEPSTRTKFSFEVAEKKLGLQVLDFQAQASSVQKGETLYDTVKTLEAIGANAVVIRHEQDRYFEDLVGKVNIPIINGGDGCGHHPTQSLLDLLTIKQEFGSFDQLKVVIVGDIRHSRVARSNAEVLTRLGASVWFSGPREWIDDSIPYGRFIDIDDAVEMADVMMMLRIQHERHAVQMVTGKDQYHKTYGLTIERERRMKRDSIIMHPAPINRGVEIDSHLVECQRSRIFKQMTNGVAIRMAVLKRALEKSMEVQRYEYSFKKRERITN, via the coding sequence ATGAATCATTTATTAACGATGCCTTTATTAGAAGCAATAGAAATTCATCAGATCTTAAGTCAAGCCCAACTGTTTTTAGATGGGGATCAATGGCAACCGAATCGAGAAACATTTGTAGCGAATCTGTTTTTCGAACCGAGCACAAGAACAAAATTTAGTTTTGAAGTGGCTGAGAAAAAACTAGGCTTACAGGTGTTGGACTTTCAAGCACAAGCATCTAGCGTACAGAAGGGGGAGACCCTCTATGATACGGTTAAAACCTTAGAAGCGATTGGAGCCAATGCGGTTGTCATTCGTCATGAACAAGACAGATACTTTGAAGATTTGGTGGGTAAGGTGAATATTCCAATTATTAATGGCGGTGATGGTTGTGGTCATCATCCGACACAATCGTTACTCGATTTATTGACGATTAAACAAGAGTTTGGTTCCTTTGATCAGTTGAAAGTAGTCATTGTCGGGGATATTCGTCATAGTCGTGTCGCCCGTTCAAATGCCGAGGTGTTAACAAGGCTTGGAGCAAGTGTTTGGTTTTCTGGGCCAAGAGAATGGATTGATGACTCCATTCCTTATGGAAGATTCATTGATATTGATGATGCTGTCGAAATGGCTGATGTGATGATGATGCTAAGGATTCAGCATGAACGACATGCCGTACAAATGGTTACAGGGAAGGATCAGTACCATAAAACGTATGGATTAACGATAGAGCGTGAGAGACGAATGAAAAGGGATAGCATTATTATGCACCCGGCACCGATCAATCGCGGAGTTGAAATTGACAGCCATCTGGTCGAGTGCCAACGCTCACGGATTTTTAAACAAATGACAAACGGTGTTGCCATTCGAATGGCCGTATTAAAAAGGGCATTAGAAAAATCAATGGAGGTACAAAGATATGAATATTCTTTTAAAAAACGCGAACGTATTACAAACTAA